From Bacteroidota bacterium, one genomic window encodes:
- a CDS encoding T9SS type A sorting domain-containing protein — MQKQKVVLSLILFLGLFKLSAQPFALQWERTLMGDKENSNFRVNASAVDANNCFYFTGAKDTSVTSKSFLNKYNPDGSISFQTEFYSNPLWWNAAYAVTVDLNGNSFIAGFENMDDSLHLFIVKFNLQGNLLWTYKEPTFMDGNDPKRFEIILTTDSNGSLYYAYHNAALPGIQLKCGKLYLNGSLTWQNFLAQYYDGLVAFKMRSDNNLEVGISSSNRDSVSITLYDTSFTAVSNYKTSCISGITSYIDAWNNTYFVIGLAPIIWSNPDSEYVFKLDPGLNETWQLPISTTSNATFMNGNGRHLYLLDDARIYKIDSSGTVNWNNYVGNYLGSFDVSVNGDAYVGYSIGGSRDLACFQVFDSSGTLKQVKCFLDFIYPVGALNGNSSYMSGMWQACCGHNGNQVVYYDSSFTDSVFYTNTNYQHKMDRELKSLVDHDHNIIDICSAVDTIIYSGYYAYPSLQVSKFDSSGILRWKKKINFTSNSYLYYTNSFIDANNNVYACGNSQGIVSNTQGCVVKISADGLYTYRYLYYDSVPGGRYSINAVTADSFGNIYAGGLADTSNYPNFASDGVIIKFDSMLNCQWIRHITIRPTAAEQIDNLELRNNVLILTVHSVLSGVGQTFVCEYDTSGNPIWTHQVSVPYVAYSTIMKISSTGNIALAGITIPANWYVVSLDSAGNYLCDWRDTLSPADWNNRVLNLVVDDYDNIFVIGDIFNGQTGNYCVRKFQNCNVEWTDSIIGFSGSGLSVLNNRVYASASATNTDMAPVTIYDYTGGILFRDSIPGYQNQPSSIIAEANSFYTTSNLRTDTVGVIISVRRYNNVMTNIVQDRKVNIGLDVYPNPSSTYLIVSSVERKLKEIKLYNAFGQMIFSKNLTPDNYYHIDLPGTFSGQFFYIITDVDQNRYSGKVTIIR; from the coding sequence ATGCAAAAGCAAAAAGTCGTTTTATCACTCATCCTGTTTCTCGGCCTTTTTAAACTTTCTGCTCAACCATTTGCCTTACAATGGGAAAGGACTTTAATGGGGGACAAGGAGAATTCTAATTTCAGAGTAAACGCTTCGGCTGTAGATGCCAATAATTGTTTTTATTTCACGGGCGCGAAGGATACATCTGTCACTTCGAAAAGTTTTTTGAATAAATATAACCCCGATGGTTCAATTTCATTTCAGACCGAATTCTATTCAAATCCTTTATGGTGGAATGCCGCCTATGCAGTGACGGTTGATTTGAACGGGAATTCTTTTATCGCGGGATTTGAGAATATGGACGATTCTCTTCATTTGTTTATTGTAAAATTCAATCTTCAGGGAAATTTATTGTGGACGTACAAGGAGCCAACCTTTATGGACGGAAATGATCCCAAACGATTCGAAATTATTCTGACGACAGATTCTAACGGTTCTTTGTATTATGCATATCATAATGCCGCTTTGCCAGGTATTCAGCTCAAATGCGGTAAATTATATTTAAATGGATCTCTTACCTGGCAAAATTTCCTTGCCCAATATTATGATGGACTCGTTGCGTTTAAGATGAGGTCTGATAATAATCTCGAAGTAGGAATCAGTTCGTCTAACAGGGATTCTGTTTCCATAACTCTGTATGACACCTCGTTTACCGCAGTGTCAAATTATAAAACATCCTGCATCAGTGGAATCACATCATATATCGATGCATGGAACAATACTTATTTTGTTATTGGACTTGCCCCTATCATTTGGAGCAATCCCGATTCAGAATATGTATTTAAACTCGATCCTGGTTTAAATGAAACCTGGCAACTTCCGATTTCTACAACTTCAAACGCAACATTCATGAATGGCAATGGCAGGCATTTATATTTATTAGATGATGCACGCATCTACAAGATCGATTCTAGCGGCACAGTTAACTGGAATAATTATGTTGGTAACTATTTAGGATCTTTTGATGTCAGCGTAAATGGTGATGCTTATGTTGGATATTCAATCGGCGGGTCACGCGACTTAGCATGTTTCCAGGTCTTTGATTCATCGGGTACTCTCAAACAGGTAAAATGCTTTTTAGATTTTATCTATCCGGTGGGCGCTTTGAATGGTAATTCTTCCTACATGTCAGGCATGTGGCAGGCTTGCTGTGGTCATAACGGTAATCAGGTTGTGTATTATGATTCCTCATTCACTGACAGTGTTTTTTATACCAACACTAATTATCAGCACAAAATGGACCGTGAGTTGAAATCACTGGTGGATCATGATCATAATATTATTGATATTTGCAGCGCGGTGGATACTATAATTTATTCAGGTTATTATGCTTATCCCTCTCTTCAGGTCTCGAAGTTTGACAGCAGCGGTATTCTTCGTTGGAAAAAGAAAATCAATTTCACCTCCAACAGCTATTTATATTATACCAATTCATTCATCGATGCAAACAATAATGTTTATGCATGTGGAAATTCGCAAGGCATAGTCTCCAATACACAGGGATGCGTTGTGAAGATTTCGGCAGATGGATTGTATACCTATAGATATTTATACTACGATTCTGTTCCAGGAGGAAGATATTCTATTAATGCAGTCACTGCCGATAGTTTTGGAAATATTTATGCAGGTGGATTGGCAGATACATCCAACTATCCCAATTTTGCATCCGATGGAGTGATCATTAAATTCGACTCGATGTTAAACTGCCAGTGGATCAGGCACATTACAATCAGACCGACAGCGGCCGAACAAATTGACAATCTTGAATTGCGAAATAATGTTTTGATTTTAACCGTGCACTCTGTCCTGTCAGGTGTAGGGCAGACGTTCGTATGTGAGTATGACACAAGCGGAAATCCTATCTGGACTCATCAGGTGTCCGTTCCCTATGTTGCCTATTCTACAATAATGAAAATAAGCAGTACCGGTAATATTGCGCTTGCCGGTATTACCATTCCAGCTAATTGGTATGTGGTCAGCCTGGACAGTGCCGGGAATTATTTATGTGACTGGCGTGATACCTTAAGTCCGGCCGACTGGAATAACCGAGTTTTAAATTTAGTAGTCGACGATTATGATAATATCTTCGTTATTGGTGACATCTTCAATGGTCAAACGGGAAATTATTGCGTACGGAAATTTCAGAATTGTAATGTCGAATGGACAGATTCCATTATCGGTTTTAGCGGCTCAGGTTTGTCAGTCCTGAATAATCGAGTATATGCGTCTGCATCCGCCACCAATACCGATATGGCTCCGGTCACCATTTATGATTATACTGGCGGTATATTGTTCAGAGATTCAATTCCGGGTTATCAAAACCAGCCATCTTCTATCATAGCCGAAGCAAATTCATTTTATACCACATCAAATCTCCGAACAGATACGGTCGGAGTAATAATCAGCGTTAGACGGTATAATAACGTAATGACAAATATTGTGCAGGATAGAAAAGTAAATATTGGCTTAGATGTTTATCCGAATCCTTCATCAACTTATCTTATAGTTAGTTCAGTCGAAAGGAAATTAAAAGAAATAAAATTATATAATGCATTCGGACAGATGATCTTTTCTAAAAATTTAACGCCAGACAACTATTATCACATTGATCTGCCAGGTACTTTTTCAGGACAGTTTTTCTATATCATTACGGATGTTGATCAGAACCGGTATTCGGGTAAGGTTACTATAATCAGATAA
- a CDS encoding SRPBCC domain-containing protein, whose translation MKKLQFKVTINAPVSRIYDLMLGISNKSTYEQWTALFNPTSTYEGTWIKGTKMLFIGVDENGEKGGMVSRIVDNIPNRFVSIQHYGLYKANKEITEGPEVEKWANGYENYSFEENNDSTTLTVDVDVNNDFLDYMNETYPQALEKLKELCEK comes from the coding sequence ATGAAAAAACTACAATTCAAAGTAACCATTAACGCCCCTGTGAGCAGGATTTATGACCTTATGCTTGGCATCAGCAACAAATCAACTTACGAGCAATGGACAGCTTTGTTTAACCCGACATCAACCTATGAAGGGACCTGGATAAAGGGAACCAAGATGCTTTTTATTGGTGTAGATGAGAATGGAGAAAAGGGAGGTATGGTTTCAAGGATAGTTGATAACATTCCCAACCGCTTTGTTTCGATTCAACATTACGGTCTTTATAAAGCAAACAAGGAAATTACCGAAGGACCGGAAGTGGAAAAATGGGCTAATGGATATGAAAACTATTCCTTCGAAGAGAACAATGATTCAACGACTCTTACAGTTGACGTGGATGTCAATAATGACTTTTTGGATTACATGAACGAGACCTATCCTCAAGCTCTTGAAAAGCTGAAAGAACTTTGTGAAAAATAA
- a CDS encoding PorT family protein — MKIILIILLMLSIQAPGQDTTTTTTKHKFFIGLNLSPDYCGRVITQNGNTLSNANWSRVKAMEDSIFKPKFGHSLGITLEYQIGNRLYFESGLQFSNKGYKTIPIMTLYDPFNPDGSVTEATNIISHNYLDLPLKVKLYFLKNKFQLLTSVGATLNYLLRVSIKTIPTVETEEFKVVTHIIDYPYNKINISPTISFGAKYNFNDKMNVQVAPTFRYGLLKLDNKDYKIEHLWSAGININLYYKL; from the coding sequence ATGAAAATAATTCTTATTATACTTTTGATGCTTTCCATTCAAGCGCCAGGGCAAGACACAACAACAACTACAACAAAACACAAGTTCTTTATCGGTCTTAATTTATCACCAGACTATTGCGGACGAGTAATTACTCAAAATGGCAATACTCTTTCAAACGCCAATTGGTCCCGCGTCAAAGCCATGGAAGATTCAATCTTCAAACCGAAGTTTGGGCACTCATTAGGTATTACATTGGAATATCAGATTGGAAATCGACTGTACTTTGAATCGGGACTGCAATTTTCAAATAAAGGTTACAAGACTATTCCCATAATGACACTTTATGATCCTTTCAACCCGGATGGTAGTGTAACAGAAGCAACAAACATTATCAGCCACAATTACCTTGACTTACCTTTGAAAGTAAAACTATATTTTCTTAAAAATAAATTTCAACTACTGACGAGTGTTGGTGCGACACTAAATTATTTGTTACGAGTAAGTATTAAGACAATTCCAACTGTGGAGACTGAAGAATTCAAGGTAGTGACACATATTATTGACTACCCCTACAATAAAATAAATATCTCGCCAACAATAAGCTTTGGAGCCAAATACAATTTTAATGATAAAATGAATGTACAGGTAGCACCCACATTTCGATACGGACTTTTAAAACTTGATAACAAAGATTACAAGATTGAACATTTGTGGAGTGCAGGTATAAACATCAATCTCTATTACAAACTGTGA
- a CDS encoding DUF3830 family protein gives MTGFKITTAEKQEIRFEFYMELAPVTSKAFADILPFTRTFHHARVSGQEIWIDDVPQLDIIQENASVFTEPGEVVFGPTKPIRAKTANCFGIYYGEGKGLDACNIFARVVDSDKQKLIDLGNSIWKNGSQVLTLSLVDTIK, from the coding sequence ATGACGGGTTTTAAAATTACAACTGCGGAGAAACAAGAAATAAGATTTGAATTTTACATGGAGCTTGCTCCTGTAACATCAAAGGCCTTTGCTGACATTTTACCATTCACAAGAACCTTTCATCATGCAAGGGTTTCCGGACAAGAAATTTGGATAGACGATGTACCTCAACTTGACATTATTCAGGAAAACGCATCAGTATTCACTGAACCGGGCGAAGTTGTTTTTGGTCCAACAAAACCCATCAGGGCAAAAACGGCAAACTGTTTTGGAATTTATTATGGTGAGGGTAAAGGATTGGACGCTTGTAACATTTTCGCCAGGGTCGTAGATAGTGACAAACAAAAATTGATTGACCTTGGAAATAGTATTTGGAAAAACGGTTCACAAGTATTGACCCTTTCATTAGTAGACACAATTAAATAA
- a CDS encoding VIT family protein has product MNNKKKIVTIDNYLDTHYIHRSNWLRAAVLGANDGIISISSLAIGVAAASSTREPIVLATVAGLVAGALSMAAGEYVSVSSQTDTEKSDIERETQELKEMPEQELNILSQIFEKRGLKKETAMQVAIELTEKDSLGAHIREELGINEISQANPIQAAIASGASFSVGGVLPLLVVLFAPIKGMEYWLYGFTTFFLIVLGTTAAKTGGSSIKKAILRITVWGTIAMGLSALVGYFFGIKV; this is encoded by the coding sequence ATGAACAATAAAAAGAAAATCGTAACCATTGACAATTATTTAGACACTCATTACATACACAGAAGCAATTGGTTAAGGGCCGCTGTTTTGGGAGCAAACGATGGAATAATATCTATTTCAAGTCTTGCGATAGGCGTTGCTGCCGCAAGCTCAACAAGGGAACCTATTGTTTTAGCAACAGTCGCCGGACTTGTTGCAGGAGCTTTATCTATGGCTGCTGGTGAATATGTTTCTGTAAGTTCACAAACAGACACAGAAAAATCAGACATTGAAAGAGAAACTCAGGAACTTAAAGAAATGCCGGAACAAGAGTTAAATATATTATCTCAAATTTTTGAGAAGAGAGGACTGAAAAAAGAAACAGCAATGCAAGTAGCCATTGAATTGACGGAGAAAGATTCCCTGGGTGCGCACATTAGAGAAGAATTGGGTATAAACGAAATTAGTCAGGCAAATCCCATACAAGCAGCAATTGCTTCAGGCGCTTCTTTTTCTGTTGGAGGAGTATTACCTCTTTTGGTAGTACTTTTTGCACCAATAAAAGGAATGGAATATTGGCTATATGGTTTCACAACATTTTTTTTAATTGTTTTAGGAACAACTGCAGCAAAAACAGGAGGTTCAAGTATAAAAAAAGCCATTTTACGCATTACTGTCTGGGGGACAATTGCAATGGGTTTGTCAGCACTAGTGGGCTATTTCTTTGGTATTAAAGTATAA
- a CDS encoding DUF1624 domain-containing protein → MTPLTKSRIESIDVVRGIAMVIMALDHVRDFFHAEAFTDDPLNLATTTPLLFFTRWITHFCAPIFVFLSGTSIYLQSLRKTKKELSAFLVKRGLWLIFVEFIIITFSWTFNPAYSSIFLQVIWAIGISMVILGLLIRLPYKIILSLGLLIVFGHNLLDIPEAAPDFKTGFWWDLIHHGNWSPYELLPNHTFVIIYPFLAWTGVMMLGYCMGIFYTSKFTAENRQKTIFRIGIGLILLFVILRFINIYGAPHPWTTQKNSLYTFLSFLKIHKYPPSLLYLCITIGPALLLLSMVERIKNHLTNILVVFGRTAFFYYVIHFFLLHLLLAASFYIHGNTTQQAIESLQKLPFLFAIPGQGFGLAEVYGIWAGVIIALYPLCKWYNEYKTKNKEKWWLSYL, encoded by the coding sequence ATGACCCCACTCACAAAATCCAGAATAGAATCCATTGATGTAGTACGGGGAATTGCCATGGTTATTATGGCACTGGACCATGTGAGAGATTTTTTCCATGCAGAAGCATTTACGGATGACCCTTTAAATTTAGCGACCACTACCCCACTTCTCTTCTTCACCAGATGGATCACTCATTTTTGTGCACCGATATTTGTATTTCTTTCCGGGACATCAATTTACCTTCAAAGCTTACGAAAAACAAAGAAAGAATTAAGTGCTTTCCTGGTAAAAAGAGGCTTGTGGTTAATTTTTGTTGAGTTCATAATTATTACATTCTCCTGGACTTTTAATCCCGCATACAGTTCCATTTTCCTGCAGGTGATATGGGCAATAGGCATCAGTATGGTTATTCTGGGCTTACTCATCCGTCTTCCCTATAAAATTATACTGTCACTTGGCTTGCTGATAGTCTTCGGCCATAATCTTCTGGATATACCCGAAGCTGCACCTGATTTCAAAACCGGATTTTGGTGGGACTTGATCCATCATGGCAATTGGTCTCCTTACGAATTACTGCCCAATCATACTTTCGTCATCATCTATCCATTCCTGGCCTGGACAGGAGTAATGATGCTGGGCTATTGCATGGGTATTTTCTATACGTCAAAATTTACTGCGGAGAACCGTCAAAAAACAATTTTCAGGATTGGCATTGGACTTATCCTGTTGTTTGTCATACTGCGTTTTATCAATATTTATGGCGCCCCTCATCCCTGGACAACACAAAAAAATAGTTTGTATACTTTTCTGTCCTTTCTTAAAATCCACAAATACCCTCCTTCCCTATTGTACCTGTGTATTACAATCGGACCCGCATTGTTATTGCTCTCAATGGTAGAAAGAATAAAAAATCATCTCACAAACATCCTGGTTGTTTTTGGACGCACAGCATTCTTCTATTATGTTATTCATTTTTTCCTCTTGCATTTACTTTTAGCTGCTTCATTTTATATACATGGCAATACTACTCAGCAGGCAATCGAGTCATTGCAAAAACTGCCATTCCTTTTTGCAATTCCCGGACAAGGATTCGGTTTGGCCGAAGTCTATGGCATTTGGGCAGGAGTAATTATAGCTTTGTATCCTTTGTGTAAATGGTACAATGAATATAAAACAAAGAACAAAGAAAAGTGGTGGTTGAGTTATTTATAA
- a CDS encoding SIMPL domain-containing protein, whose amino-acid sequence MKHLLSILFILLANNLSAQTNDFPNERKITVNGVASVQIEPSEYIISIRIQEYFYHSSEDKGEAKVEYTIDALEGKLKDLISSLGFNLKNLHLVEISSNYSNSYGNERKPLISETFEYKLDNFSDVVRFLQNARINSITSLQVRRKYSIKKEELRTQLYKSALEDAKSTADKLLSTINKSTGDVLFINASNNQIQYNLDEEYQNNYSSVSTFNLNNNKTISMGVTVIYGIK is encoded by the coding sequence ATGAAACATTTGCTTTCGATTCTTTTTATTCTACTTGCCAACAATCTATCAGCTCAAACCAATGATTTCCCAAATGAAAGAAAAATTACCGTTAACGGCGTTGCTTCCGTTCAAATAGAGCCAAGTGAATACATCATTAGCATTAGAATTCAAGAATACTTTTACCATTCAAGTGAAGACAAAGGAGAAGCCAAAGTAGAATACACTATTGATGCATTAGAAGGGAAATTGAAAGATCTGATTTCATCACTCGGATTCAATCTTAAGAATCTTCATTTGGTTGAAATCAGCTCAAACTATAGTAATAGCTATGGAAATGAACGAAAACCATTAATTAGTGAAACATTTGAGTATAAACTGGACAATTTTTCAGATGTTGTCAGATTTCTTCAGAATGCAAGAATAAATAGCATTACATCTCTTCAAGTAAGAAGAAAGTATTCAATTAAGAAAGAGGAATTGAGAACACAATTATATAAATCTGCTTTAGAAGACGCCAAATCAACTGCTGACAAACTGTTATCAACTATAAACAAATCAACAGGAGATGTGCTTTTTATTAATGCATCAAACAATCAGATTCAGTATAATCTTGATGAAGAATATCAAAATAACTATAGTAGTGTGAGTACATTCAATCTTAATAATAACAAAACGATCTCAATGGGAGTTACCGTAATTTATGGAATAAAGTAA